GCCATTTCGACCTGGTCGCCGCGGATACGCAGCCAGATGCGCCGCTGGGGGAAGTAGAAGGTGATACACAGGCTAAGCACCAGGACGACGGCGATCGGCCAGATGAGCGGGGCCCCGGCGTCGCGCGTGACTAGCAAGACGGTGGCATCGCTGGCGGCATCCAGCCTGATGGTCCACTGGCCATCGACGCTTTTGCCGCTCTGGCCAGGTGAGAGGCGCAGCAGGGCTTTGTCTTCATTGTTGCTGGTGCCCGGCGTGCCAATGGCGATGAGCAGCACAGGATGGGCAATCTGGGAGAGATGCTGTCCTTCGGCATGGATGAAGAAGACACCCATCGTGTAGTTGGTGCCACCGATGGGGATGCCGCGTGCATAGTCGACGACACCATTGCCCGAGGGCAGGGTGTTGCTGCTGTCGAGAATGACGGCATCGTGATAGAGGACGTTGCCCTGGGCGTCGGCGATGGTGATGACCGCCGAGGCGACCAGTGAGGATTGATGGAAGGTGATGCCATTGTAGGTCAGCGGGTCGTTGACGCGCAGGTGGTCGCTATGGGCCACTAGCTCACCGTCGCGGTAGACGCTCAGGTCGGTGACGTAATCGACGGGCTGGCCAGTCTGCGGATCAAAGCGCGCGGTGAAGTGGTTGACGCGAAAGCTGATGTTGTGAGGCGTGCCGCGCGGGTAGACGACGGCGCTCTCACCGGTCGGGAGAGCCTGGTCGAAGCTAAAGCCGGCCAGGGCGTCGCTGAGGCTGATGATAGGAGCCGGCAGGATGCGCCGCGCCGGGCTGTTGAGCGGAAAGCCGTGCCATTGGCTGATCATGCCCGCCAGTAAGAGGGCCACGAGCGAGGCGTGGAAGACAAAGGTGGAAAGGGTGGCCCAGGTGTTCTTGTTGGCGTAGAGATAGGTGACTTCGCTGTTGCTTACGGTGTCGCTCTCGCTGCGGACGCGATAGCCACGACGCCGCAGGGCCTCTCTGGTCCAGGTAATGGCATCAGGATGGCTGAAACTGGCTCGCTCCAGGGCATTCTGATAAAAACGGTCGCTGCGCCGGATGAGCGGATGGGCAAAGTTTTGCCAGATGGCCGGCGCCCGATTGAGGGTGCAGACGACGATGCTGAGCGCCAGTATGCCCAGCAGGAGCATAAAGTACCAGCTTGAGAAGATGGTGAAGAAATGCAGCCAGTCGTAAATGGGCGTTAGCGAGCCGTACTGCGGCAGGGCGTTCTGCTGCAGCCAGGCCTGATAGGCCGTCGGGTCGTTGAGTACTTCGCCCGGCGCCTGCGGGAAGTAGATGCCCAGGATACAGACAATGATGATGGAGACAATCAAAAAAATAGCTGTGCGCACCGAGCTGAGCCAGCCCCAGAGGGCATCAAGCGGGTGCCGTATCGCGTAGGCCAGACGCTTCTTGAGACGCTGGCCAGGGCTGAGCCGGGGCGCGACAGGCCGTTTCTTGCTTGCCACGGGCCGCGATCGCCGCGCCGCGGAGCCGCGCCGCGGTTGCTTGAGCAGTGTCGCCATGAGAATCTATGGTCTTTCCTTCCTGCCTGCTGGCTGAAATGGAACGGTTCTTGCCTGGTCAGTTGCTTAGTTGCTTGCTTGTTTGTTGGTCGAGTGCCACCGGTTGCGTCTCGGGTTCTTGTAGTATGATAGAGCAAGGGTGGCATTCTGACAAGCGTCCGCCTTCCGCAGGGCGCTCGCCCTCAGCCGCGAAGAGAGAGGAAGAGGTCCTCTGGACAGCCATCTATGGTGTCCCCTGGCCTTTGTCTCCGTAAGCAGAGGCGCCAAAGGGCCTGGCACAGACACAGGCAGTCTATCCTCTTTGTTGTTGAGGAAGAGCTGCCTGACATCGGGAGCCACTGCACCCGCCTTGGGCCTCTGTCTGGTTGCTTGAGCCACTATCATTTCTACCACGTCGAAGAGAGAGGAGTTGTGTTTATGGCTGATGAACGTCTTCGGAAGCTGGCCCAGGTCCTCGTCCATCACTCGCTAGAGCTGAAGCCTGGCGACCGACTGCTGATTCAGGCCCCTACTACAGCCTTTCCCCTGACACAGGAGGTTTTCCGTGAGGCGATCCGCACTGGCGCTCATGTGATCGCAGTGGAGACGCTGCAGCCGGCATTAGCTGAGCTGCTGCTACGCGAGGGCAGCGATGAGCAGCTCACCTATGTTTCGGAGTTGGAACGCTCGCGCGTTGAGCAATACACGGCCCGCCTCTATGTTTGGGGGGAAGAGAATACGCGCGCCCTGGCCGCGGTGGACCCGCAGCGCCTGGCTCTCTATCAGCGGGCGCGCCAGGCATTGGTGAGCCGGAGACTAGAGCGTGAGGCCAGTGGCGAGGCCCGCTGGTGCGGTACGCTGTTTCCGACACACGCTTATGCCCAGGATGCCGGGATGTCTTTGAGCGCTTATGAGGAGTTTGTCTTTACGGCAGGAATGCTGGATGCGCCTGATCCGATCGCGGCCTGGCGCCGCGTTTATGAGGAGCAGCAGCGCATCGCGGCTTTTCTGGAGCAGCACGATGAGCTGCATATTGTGGCCCCCGGAACCGATCTACGGCTGCGCGTGGGAGGTCGCCGCTGGATTAATTGCGCCGGCAAGCAGAATTTCCCGGATGGCGAGGTCTTTACCGGCCCTATCGAGGATTCGCTCTCAGGCACTATTTGTTTTAGCTATCCGGCTTTCTATGAGGGCCATGTGGTCGATGGGGTGTGTCTGACGTTCGAAGAGGGCCGCGTGGTGAAGGCAACGGCCCGCTCTGACCAGGCTTTTCTGGAGGCAATGCTGGATGTTGACCCCGGAGCCCGCACAGTCGGCGAGGTGGCTTTCGGCTTGAATTACAATATTCAGCGCTTTACCCGCCATACGCTCTTTGATGAGAAGATCGGGGGAACGATGCATATGGCCCTCGGGGCTTCGCTGCCGGAGAGCGGTGGGCGCAACCGGTCGACGATCCACTGGGATATGGTGAACGACCTGCGCGAGGGCCGCGTCTATGCCGATGGCCAGCTTTGCTATGAGCATGGGCGCTTTTTGATCTGAGTAAGAGAGCCGGGTCTGTGGCCCTCTCGAGGCGAGCCAGGGAGAGAGCGCGCCGCCCTCCCTCACCGATAGAGTTGCTGCTCGTTTGCTCTCTGGCTGGGCCTGGCTCGCCTGTGGAGATATGAGCTGGGGGTCTGGCTTTCGCCTGCTCTCTTCCTCCCTCCCTCTCTCGCTTATCCTGCTTTGCGTCCGTGCCAGAGGGTCCAGCACTCCTGAGCGATAATCTCGCCTCCGCTCTGCTCGTGCTGGGCCAGGTGTTCTTCAAGAAAGGCGATGTAGGCGAGCAATTCGTTGACCTCCTCTTCGCTCATTTCGTAGAGGGGGGCATTCAGCACGTAGCTCATCAGTTCTTCGGCCAGGGCGCCGCTGTTGGGATAGGCGCCGCGCGTTTCCCAGAGCGTGCGCTGCTGAACGTCGCGAAAGCCCACGTCTTGCATGATCTGGCGTACTTCTTCGCGCTTGAAACGCGCCAGGACGCGCTGGTCGACGAGACGCGGATAGCGGGCAAAGAGGTAGCCCCAGATATGGGTTTTGCTGCCTGGCTCCAGAAGATCTTCGGGGGTCTGGTCCTGGATGAGCAGGCAGCCACCAGGTTTGAGCAGGCGATAGGCTTCGATGAAGCAGGGGCGCAGCTCTGTCGGACGCAGGTCGCGCAGCAGGGCGCGCATGAAGGCGATGTCGTAGCGCTCGGCCAGGAGGCCGGTGGCCAGGGCGTTGCCGCGCAGGAATTCGATGTTGCGCTGGCTTGCGCAGCGCTGGCGCGCCCGCTCTAGTTGCTCTTCAGCGCTGTCGAGGCCGATGACATAGGCAGCCCCCAGCTCGGCCAGAGCCTGGGAGTAGAGTCCATCGCCGCAGCCAAGATCGAGGACAAGCTTGCCGCTGGGCGGGATGAGGGTGGTGACCGCCTCCAACCAGGCGGGATCAGGGCGGTCGCTGGTCTGTAGCAGCCCTTTTTTTTCTGAGTAGACTCGGGTCGCCATTGTTCCCGCTCCTTCCTGTGTGACGCACACCAGATCGGCGCGCACCGCTCGACGCTCAGGTGAGGTGCCGGGGGGCGCTCAGCCCGCCTTTGATGTAGGCTTTGACTCCCTCCGGTCCGCGAATACGCAGCCAGAGCGGCCCGCGCTGCGGTGCAAACTGTAATTCAAAGGTGAGCAGGGGAGCACACTCGCGCTCGCTGCTGATGAGCGCAAGAATGGCCGCGAGCTGTTCTTGCGTGTCGTTGAAGCGAAAGGCGTAGCCGTCCTTGAGTTCTTTGACCTCCTCGGCCTCACGGAAGAGGTCGAGGTTGCTTTCGCGGCGCCGCATGATCCGTCCCTGCTCTCCGCTGCTATCTTCGCTGGACATCGCTGATTCTCGCACGCTCGTCTTGGAGCTGACTGTGACTCAGGTTCCGTTGCTGCTACTGTTGAGCTAATCTACATCTATCTCTATGATATGTATCAGTGTATCACTGGCAGAAGCAATTTGCCTACCCTGGGGGGACCAGGCGAGGCAGCGAATCCAACGCTGGTGTCCGCTGTAGCTGAGCAGGGTTGTGCCAGTGCTGGCTTGCCAGAGCAGGAGCGAGCAGTCGTCGCCCGCGGAGGCCAGGAGCTGGCCATCCGGCGACCAGGCCAGGGCTTTCAGGGGACGGCTATGACCACGATAGGTGGTGATGAGCTGTGGCTGAGGAGCCTGCGGTCGCCAGACCAGGACCCGCCTGTCGGCTCCGCCCGAGGCGATCAGCCGACCATCTGGCGACCAGGCGGCACAGTAGACAGGCCGACCATGCTCGCTGAAGCGCAGGCCACGCTCAGCCTGGGGCGCAGCAGCGGGGTCGCTGTTGTTGACAGTCCAGATGTCTACGTAGCCGTCAAAGCTGGCGCTGAGCAGCTGCTCCGCACTGGGTGACCAGCCGACGGCGAAGAGCCGGTACTGCTGCTGGTCGGTGAAGAGGCAGCGCCCGCTACGGCTTTCCCAGAGCTGGAAGCTGCTGTCTCCATAGTCACCGCCTGAGATGAGATAGTCGCCATTGGGGGACCAGGCCAGGGAGCGCACGAAGCGCCGATGGCCATGATAGATGAGCCGGCAGCGCTGAGGCGAGGCGACTTCCCACAGATGGACAGCTCCCGCGGTGTCGCCCGAGGCGAGTAGACGGCCATCGGGAGACCAGGCCAGGGAGAGAATGCACTGCTCGTGACCTGTGTAGACGGCGAGGGGTTCAAGAGCACCCTCAGCGGAAGACTGCCAGAGGCGTACGGTCCTGTCGCGTCCGCCCGAGGCAAGAAGCTGGCCATCTGGCGACCAGGCCAGGGCAAAGATCGCATCGCTGTGACCGGGGCAGTATCTGGCTCTTTTTGTGCGCATGTCTGACCGACCTCTCTCTCCTGTTTCCTGGTGAGGCAGAGCTGCGGTCTCTTCCATCCTGCCGGGACGTACAGACTCTCCGAGGGCGAGCGCCTGGAAGGGTTGGGAGGAAGGGAGGGCTGCCCATCACGACGGCAGCGCCTTTTCTTGGCCCGGTCGTTAGTGATGGGCGGCGGTTGGATTTCCGGCCAGGAGGTGCCTGCCGCCCAGGAGAGCAGGCACCTCCTGGCCGGGGCTAGTGTTCACTAGGGCCGCCGGTCAGGAGGTTGATCGCATGCGGCAGCACAGGCAGGATCGTCTCCAGGCATTCTTTGACGGCCTTGGGGCTGCCCGGCAGGTTCACAATGAGTGTCTGCCCGCGCGTACCGGCGATCCCGCGCGAGAGCATGCCGAAAGGCGTCTGGTGCAGGCTGGCGGCACGCATGGCCTCGGCCAGGCCCGGGGCCTCACGCTCGATGACAGCCTTTGTTGCCTCGGGCGTGACATCGCGAGGAGCCAGGCCGGTGCCGCCGGTCGTCAAGATCAGGTTCAGCCGTTGCTCGTCGCACCAGGAGCGCAGCACGGCCTCGATCTGGTCCCGCTCATCGGGGACAATAGCGGCGGCGCTCACCACAGCCTCGGGTAGCCGGGCCACGAGAGAACGAATGGTTTCGCCACTCGTATCCTGGCGTGTCCCACGGGCGGCGCCGTCACTGATGGTCAGCACGCCAACCGTAATCATCGTACCTCTTCACCCCCTGGGGGCTAAGGCGCGCATAATAGCGCCGATCTGCCGACGTGGCCCATAGAGCCAAACTGTGTAGGTTTCTCCCTGCTCTTCTTCTTCAACAATGCACTGCATCTCACGCGCCAGACGCCGGGCGATGTCGAACATCTGACCGCGCTGAGCGATGCTGCGACTTTGTGTACGCAGGGCGATCTTGCCGAGCCGCTCATCCTGGCTCAGGCCGGCATTGATAAGGAGGGCCAGCTGATCCAGGCCAAAGACGACCTGCAAAGGGGGGATCTCCTCGCCCGCGCCCCGCACAGCGGCAGCAGCCGCAAGAGAAGCAGCCATCTCTCCCTCGCCTGGTGTCTCAGACGCCTCGACCTCGTCTGCGTTCTGCCTGGTCTCCGCTTCCGGTCCTGCCAGCGAGGCCGGGGCCTCTTCCAGCTCCTCCCGCTGCCGCTGAGCCACGCGCTCATAGACGTCGCGCAATCTGGCCTCGATCAGCTCGCGCCCTTCTGGGGGCACGTTGTCGCGAGGATGGACATAGGCCAGTAGACGGTTGGGCGGATCGGAGTAGATAAACGGTCGCCGCGCTAAAGCCCGTCGCCCACACGAGGGGCAGGTGACTACGTTGAGGCGACCCGCCAGGACGGCATAGCGCAGCTGGGGGTCACGCGCGACGTTGACATATTCATAGACCTGGCATTCAAAGCCATGTCCACAGCGACAGATCAGCTTGTAGCTGGCTGTCCGCGATGCTAATTGCGACATAGATGATAGCGCTTCGAAAATGACATCCTCTCCAGCGAAATGAACCACACGAGCACGAAACATCTCTATCATATCACATCGACATCGACATCGAGGCCAGCCCAGGGGGCCAGGGCAAACACGTAAGAGACTCGTCACCACACCAGCTCTCGCTGCTCCTCTGACGAATGGCAAACGGTCGCTCGCGAGCGCCCACTCAGCCCGGCGTCACCTCAGCGCCGGCGGCTTTTGCTGAGGGCCTTGGAGGAGAAGGTGAAGCTCAAGCCCTGGCTCTCGATGAATTGCTGGAAGTGGGCATAGAACTCGCTGCGATCCTGGAGGGTGATGACGGCGACGGCATCGGCAGTTTCGATGGCATAGGGATAGCCCTGACCTCCGGCGATGATTTCGGCTCGCACGACATCAATGATGGGATCAAGCAGGCCCTCGTCGACGATCCAGCGCGGGAACTCAAGGCGGGCTGGCGGGCGCTGACTAACGGCCTGTAGATAGCAAAAGGCGATGCGCTCGCGGTAGGGACCGTAGTGGTCAAGGACGTCGCCGCGGGCACAGATCATGGCAGGGGTGCGATCGCCCCAACGCAGGCGCCCCTGCCAGAGCAAGGCGTCGTGAATGCGCTTGGTCTCGCGCAGCAAGGGCTGAGGCTGCATGGCGTCGAGGCGCAAGAGCATGGTGATGATATCGCGCGCATAACTGGTGTCGATGTAGCCAATCAGAGGCACGCGAAAACGCTCCGAAGCCTGCAGCAGGGAAACGGCCCCGGCGATGTAGCGCTCGCGGTAGGGGCTGGGCATTGTCAGGGCAAAGGAGACGACCAGGGAGCCATCGAAGAAGACTACGGGACTGTGGACCGGTTCGTCGGGCCGGCGCTGACGGGCCAACTGCTCCATCTGACTGCAGAGGGTCTCGACCTCGAGCTGGAAGCGGCGCAGCGAGACCTGCAGTTCGGAGTAGGGGTAGCCGCTGGGATCAACGTTTTCGCTGGCGGCCTCCTCCAGGATTTCATCGGGTGTCAGCACTTCGAGGCGCACGTCTTTGACGTAAGGGCGCCCGCGCTGGTGGGGGTTGACAAAGAGGCCAACCTGGACCAGGGCCACGGGGATCGAGGCATCGCGCCAGGGCTGAAGCTGGCTGCCATCAACGGCCAGGGTCGTAATCCCTTCGATGCACTCCGCCCACTGCCGCGCCTGTTCGTGATTGGCGAAGCGCCCGGCAAAGCGAAAGACGGGGCCGTGATAGTCCTCCTGAGTAGCCGTGACGAGCCAGCGATCGAACTCGATCGTCGGGCGCGCTCCCGCCGGCGGCAGACCCTCCCCGCCAGGCGGGAGGTGCTGCTCTAGATGGGCGCTTGAGCGGTAGCGCCGATAGAGGGTCTCGAGAGCATGGCGATAGGCCCCCAGCTGATCGCTGTACGTTCCACTGTAGAGCGTGAACTGGTCCCGTTTGCTGGCCAGGGCGGCTAGTAGCTTCCCTCTATGGAGCATGGGCGTGTTCCTCCTCCCGCTCAAAGGCTGCCTGCCACTCTTCTTCACTGACCACGAGCGTCTCGCCGTTTTCTTTGCGCAGGCGGATCAGGCTGTCCAGTCCCTGCTCAAAGGTATCGTCATGGCTGATGACGATGAGCTGGTCAAAACCGCGGACGCGCCGGATCTGCTCGGCGAGATTGGTGCGACGAGTGCTGTCCATGTTCTGCGTTGGTTCATCGAAGAAGGCGATGGTCAGATTGGAGAGCTTTTTGAGGAGTGCCAGGCGTACGGCCAGGGCGGCGCTCATCTGCTCGCCACCGCTGAGCTGGGCAAAGGTGCGCGTGGCGCTGCGGCTGCGGACGACAATCTCATAGTCGTCCTGCCAGCTCAGTTGCGCACTGCGATCGCCCATGATCTCCCCAAAGATACGATTGGCTTCGGCGGAGATCTCGGCCAGACGGGCCCGCAGAATCTGCGGAGCGGCCTCTTTGAGCAGCTGGCGGAAGAGATCGGTCATGCCGCTCAGATCTTCAAGAGTCCGATATTCTTGCTGCGCGGCCTCCAGGGCGACAAGCAGGGCTTCAGCCTGGCGAATGCGCGCCTCCAGTTCCGCGATGCGACTGCGCGTATGCTGGAGAGCAGTGGTGTAGCCCTTGAGGTCGGCCCGCAGCTTTTTGATTTCTTCGTCGGTCCGTTGGAAGGCGGCTTCATCAAAAGCGATCTGGGCCTGGCGATAGCTGCGCTCGGCCTGCTGCAGTTCCTGTTCTGCGCCCTGATAGTCGACGGTGGCTCGCTCGTAGGCTTGCTGACGCTGCGGCAACTGACGCGCTCCTTGCTCGTGAGCCAGATAGGTCTGGTAGCCGGCCTGAGCCTGCTGACGCCGGCTCTCTTGCTCAGCCAGGCGCCCATCCAGGTCCTGATAGGCCCCCAGATGCTCAGCCAGCTCCTGTAGCTCTCGCTCCAGCCCGGCCTCTTGCTGGAGCAGCTCGCTGAGTTGCTCGCGCAGGCCAGGCTCTCGCTCGATAGTAGTCAAAAGGCCGCGAATCTGGCCCGCCGGATCATCCAGCTCCCTCAGTTGAAGCTCGACCTCTTTGAGGCGCTCACGGACTCCTTGCAGCTGCTGGACCTGCTGCCGACGCTCTACAAGCTGTTCATCCAGTTGCTTGAGCTGCTCTTCAAGCTGTTCTACCTTCGCCCGGAGGGCCGGCAAGGCCCGCACGCGCTGATCAGCCAGCTCGCAGGCGCGCCGCGCCTGCTCAGCCTGAGCGATCTCTTGAGCAAGGTTCTGCAGCTCATCCAGGTCCTGGCGCAGATCATCGACATCGCGCTGTAAGCGCAACAGTTCACCGGCCAGTTGGCGCAGGCGCTCCGCACATTCGCTCTGCTGGGTCCGATAGTGGCCCAGGCGCTCGTATTCTTGAGCATAGACACTGAGCCTGGCGATCTGCTCCTCCAGCTCCTGCTGTTGCTGGCGCAGGTCGGCCAGTTGGGCCTCGTCACTGGCAATGAGCTGCTCGAAATAGGATTCAAGGCTGGCCAGGCCCTTCTGGCGAATATTGAGGCATGGCTCATGAAGCAGAGGACAGAGGCCACCGCGCGAACGGCTGTACGACTCACGATAGCCATCGATGTTGCCCTCCAGACGATAGCGCCGGGCCGTCAGCTGGGCTTGCTCTTCGCGCAAAGTGGGCAGGGTCTCCACCTCCTGGCGGTGGGCCTCGACCGCGGCGATGGTCTCCTCCAGGTTCCGCAGGCGCTCAGCGGTTCTGGTCCGTTCCTCCTCCTTCTGGTGCAAAATCTCCAGCTTCTCTTGCAGCTGAAGCTGCTTCTGGCTGCGCTCCGAGAGGCGGGCCTGCAGGCGGGTCAGGAGGGCAATGCGCTCAGGAAGCTGGCCAGCCAGCTCCAGCAGTGGCTCAATCTCGCGGACCTGATGCTGCAGTTCCTGCAATCGCTTCAGTTGCTGTTCTTGTTGGCGGCGCAGGCTACGCCCCTCCTCAACCAGCTCATCATAGCGCTGGACTTGCTGGCGTAGCTCTTCGCGTCGGCGTTCCAGCTCGCGCTGACGGTCGGCCAGCGGCGATAGCTCGATCACACGCTGGCGAGCCCGCTCGATCTCCTTGAGAGCGGCCTCTACATGGGCTTTGTTGGCGCTCAGGCCCGCCTGGCGGCGCTGAAGAGCAGCCTGTTGCTGGCGCAGGGTATTCCGCTGGCGCTCGGCCTGGCGCAGCTCTTGCAGGGCGGCCTCTGCCTCCTGATAGGCCAGATAGGCGGCGCGATTGGCCTCGACCTGGGCATGGGCCTGACGAGCCAGGACCAGCTCCCGCTCGCACTGGTGCAGTCGCTGGTGGGCGGCCTCGCGCCTCAATTGGGCCTGCTCGAAGCGGTGGCGCAAGTTCAGCAGCTCGTCGCGCTGGCGCTGCAAGAGAGCATAGTGGTTCTCTAGCTCCTCTAACCGGCGCGTGCCATTGGTGATCAGCTCAGTCTGGTGCTGCTCCTCCTGGCGGGCCTGCTCCCGCTCCTGCCGCCACTGGCCCAGATCGCGCGTCTCAAAGTTGAGGCGTTGAATCTCCTGCTGTTGCTGCTGCATCTGCTCCTTATAGCAATTCTGGACCTCGCGCAAATAATCGGAGGCGAGGCGATAGTCCTCGATCTGCAGCAGCTCATCGAAGGTCTTCTTGCGCTTGGCTGGCGCCTCCAGAAAGATCGCCGTGAAGGTGCCCTGCGGCACGCCGAGGGCGTCCTGAAAGAGCGTCGGCAGGGGGCGCTCGCGCTCAATTCCGAACAGCTCGTGTAGCTTATCGAGCACATCGGTGCGCTGCTCCAGGTGATAGTCGGCTTCGCAATCGTACAGCTGCCAGTAGGCGCTGGCGCCACAGCGGCGCTCGACCACATAGCGTCGCTCGTCGTTGCCCAGCAGGTGGACGCGAATCAGGCCATATTTTTCGCCCTCGCGCACAAACTGACTATGCTTATAGGGCAAGGCATCAAAGAGGGCAAAGCCTATGGCCTCGACCAGCGTGGTCTTACCAGCCCCATTAGCCCCCTGAATAGCCGTCGTCCCACGCCGGAACTCGACGGCCAGGCGACGATAGCTCTTGATATTCTCCAGCTCAAGACGAGTAATCAACATGCCGCACTAGCCTTCTGCTCTGCTCTTCTCTGCTCTTCTCCCAGCAGGGAATGTGCAGCTATCTTCCCGCTTGCTCTCCCCCTGGGGGGCGAGGCGCGCCATTCACCCCACCGCACTGGCGGACAGCGGAGAGAGGCGAAGGCTGCCCAAAGAAGACGCAAAACCCCTGCTCAGGAAAAAGGCTATGATTGTTGTTTCTTCTCTGCGAGGCCGAAAGCGGTAGCTCCCAGGCGCATTATACCATGCCCGCGCCTGAAACACAGCATCACCTTACCGCGTGTCAGAGGAAGGAAGACGAGAGAAGAAGAACAGGACAGTATAGACAGAGGAGTCTTTCATGCGGCACCTTCCATCTCTTTTCAACAAGAGCAGGCGAGCTTGCAGAGGAATAGCGAGTCTCCTGGTCCTGGGAATAAGCCTGGCCCTGGTTCTCAGCGCCTGCCAGGTGAGCCTGACGCCGGTGCAGCAGGGCGGCCAGCTGCCTGTCGGTCAGGTCTTGCAGAAGAGCAGCCAGGCCATGCAGAAGCTGAAGAGCTTCGCCTTTAACCTCACAGCCAACGGCACGCTGCAAGGCACCACTCAGGGGACGGCCACCATCGTCAGCGATGGCACGCCAGCACCAGCAACCGCTACGCCCTCAGCCACGGCCAGCGCCACCCCCACAGTCAGCCTGAGCTTCAATCTCGCTGGCAACGGGCAGCAATCTCTGGCCGATGGCAAGCAGGCCCTGCATCTAACGCTCAACCAGAGCACCAGGCTGGCAGAGATCATCATCGGCCACCAGGTCTACCTACAGAACCCGCGCGGCCAGTGGTACGTCATCGACGCCTCTCGACTGGAGACAGCCGGCGGCAACCTCCTGGCCGGCTGGAAGTTAGACACCAACTCCCTCCTGGCACTGGCGCTGCACAGCAGCATCGCGGACCACGGAGACGAGACCCTCAATGGCCAGAGTCTGCGTCACATCAGCGCCACTCTCGACAGAGAGGGCCTGCGTCAACTGCTCACGAGCAACACCCAGCTCAGCAACCTGCTGGGAAGCCAAAATCTCAATAGCCTGGTCGATCATACGCGCAGCTTCCAGGCCACACTCGATCTCTGGATCGACGAAACGCAGTTCTACTTGCATCGTGTGCAGCTCAAGCTCGCCATGAACGCCGACACCAGCGGCCTGCTGACCCCAGTCGCCGGCGTGGCAACCAGCCTGCTGCCTCCCACCTTGCTGGTGAATCTCAGCAGCACAGCCGACCTCAGCCAGTTCAACCAGCCTGTGACTATCAACGCCCCGACGAACGCTATTCCGACCGACGACCCCCGCACCGTCTTTGAAATGAGCTAAGGGCTAATTGCACCTTCACCGGGTGCAGAAGGCAAAAACGGTCACGTGCAGCTGACAGGCGGCCCATGAAGAGGCCCCGCTCGCAGGCTGCGCGTGGCTTTGCCTTCTTGTTGCCTCTTTCAGTACAGCCCACAGCGTTACGGCTGCAGCAGGGCAAGGCTCGCAGCTCGGGAACCAGATCACCGGCTTGCTGCTTTTGATTGGGAAGATTTGATAAGGAAGAGGGCAGCACGTCTATCTTCTCGCGGAGAACAAGAACACCACACGAAAGGAGCTTGCCATGCTTACCCGCCGGCTATCGATCAGTTCCCTCCTTGCCGCGTTGCTCGGCCTGACGCTGCTGCTCAGTGCCTGCGGAAGCGCCAGCAGCGGCAACACCAAGAGTACGCTCACTGCGCAACAGGTACTGCAGAAAGCGATCACGACCATGCAGCATCTAAAGACAGCGCATCTCGACTTTTCACTGATGAGCAATCTCCAGATGCATAGTCAGGGAACAGCGACACCAACCAGCCAGAGTAGTACCACGCCCAACAACCTGGCCCTATCAATGCAAGGCAGCAGCGATGAGGCTTTTCCAGGTGAGGCTTCAGCCCAGATCAAAGTGAGTCTACCCGGCCTTGGCACGAACCAGCAGCTGAACGAGGTCATCAAAGATGGCAAGGTCTACATACAGAACAAGCAAGGACAGTGGTACGTCCTGGAGCAAAGCAGCCTGACCGGCACG
The sequence above is a segment of the Thermogemmatispora onikobensis genome. Coding sequences within it:
- a CDS encoding DNA double-strand break repair nuclease NurA, which produces MLHRGKLLAALASKRDQFTLYSGTYSDQLGAYRHALETLYRRYRSSAHLEQHLPPGGEGLPPAGARPTIEFDRWLVTATQEDYHGPVFRFAGRFANHEQARQWAECIEGITTLAVDGSQLQPWRDASIPVALVQVGLFVNPHQRGRPYVKDVRLEVLTPDEILEEAASENVDPSGYPYSELQVSLRRFQLEVETLCSQMEQLARQRRPDEPVHSPVVFFDGSLVVSFALTMPSPYRERYIAGAVSLLQASERFRVPLIGYIDTSYARDIITMLLRLDAMQPQPLLRETKRIHDALLWQGRLRWGDRTPAMICARGDVLDHYGPYRERIAFCYLQAVSQRPPARLEFPRWIVDEGLLDPIIDVVRAEIIAGGQGYPYAIETADAVAVITLQDRSEFYAHFQQFIESQGLSFTFSSKALSKSRRR
- a CDS encoding AAA family ATPase; this translates as MLITRLELENIKSYRRLAVEFRRGTTAIQGANGAGKTTLVEAIGFALFDALPYKHSQFVREGEKYGLIRVHLLGNDERRYVVERRCGASAYWQLYDCEADYHLEQRTDVLDKLHELFGIERERPLPTLFQDALGVPQGTFTAIFLEAPAKRKKTFDELLQIEDYRLASDYLREVQNCYKEQMQQQQQEIQRLNFETRDLGQWRQEREQARQEEQHQTELITNGTRRLEELENHYALLQRQRDELLNLRHRFEQAQLRREAAHQRLHQCERELVLARQAHAQVEANRAAYLAYQEAEAALQELRQAERQRNTLRQQQAALQRRQAGLSANKAHVEAALKEIERARQRVIELSPLADRQRELERRREELRQQVQRYDELVEEGRSLRRQQEQQLKRLQELQHQVREIEPLLELAGQLPERIALLTRLQARLSERSQKQLQLQEKLEILHQKEEERTRTAERLRNLEETIAAVEAHRQEVETLPTLREEQAQLTARRYRLEGNIDGYRESYSRSRGGLCPLLHEPCLNIRQKGLASLESYFEQLIASDEAQLADLRQQQQELEEQIARLSVYAQEYERLGHYRTQQSECAERLRQLAGELLRLQRDVDDLRQDLDELQNLAQEIAQAEQARRACELADQRVRALPALRAKVEQLEEQLKQLDEQLVERRQQVQQLQGVRERLKEVELQLRELDDPAGQIRGLLTTIEREPGLREQLSELLQQEAGLERELQELAEHLGAYQDLDGRLAEQESRRQQAQAGYQTYLAHEQGARQLPQRQQAYERATVDYQGAEQELQQAERSYRQAQIAFDEAAFQRTDEEIKKLRADLKGYTTALQHTRSRIAELEARIRQAEALLVALEAAQQEYRTLEDLSGMTDLFRQLLKEAAPQILRARLAEISAEANRIFGEIMGDRSAQLSWQDDYEIVVRSRSATRTFAQLSGGEQMSAALAVRLALLKKLSNLTIAFFDEPTQNMDSTRRTNLAEQIRRVRGFDQLIVISHDDTFEQGLDSLIRLRKENGETLVVSEEEWQAAFEREEEHAHAP